From the genome of Metarhizium brunneum chromosome 4, complete sequence, one region includes:
- the lepB_4 gene encoding Transcription factor lepE, whose protein sequence is MHSFPTPADGAGAASILHQPPSVGSNTSSFDNTSTQVLRTPPQQHIVHTPPQGINAQPLGISQQQQQQQQQQQQSQQQRSVKRPRPVKSCTECRKHGSDTEPVDTNRPNKRSCPPGTTNSNNASNNEIATTPVKNGGSPGMPMLEELTLRMDRLERHMQGRSPALTDTSGGRILYAATDTVRGLTVKRGGTATRFFGQHNPRVMLNVFPEARAYLMGHHQSHASDNLLRSFGLLHKHRQDELHLALKPITVFVDSMMPVQKRMTDILPKKDICDQLVTVYFDTSESIYRILHTRAFYDAYNAYWDGKMQSEFFLPQLLCVLSVASRFETKSRGMGHERSEGVHIPTACALVQSWLDSLKGKQLVDINTVQVQILLIHASRMITPRLQDSWNKLGYVLRLAMSMGMHRDPSESDQRIPVFWGEIRRRLWFTLADMDLHMSIACNMPSLLRDGDFTCKPPRNLDDSELFPGMQELPAMRPIDQVTDNQMQVYAAITLAVRMRVAPLVNRIDSIRDYSEVLDIGTKLERFLDDINHIYPRQGSYSAAQKSKQWRSRVILDMHVRRPLLALYRPLALGAADVPAEISRSFLKSSMVILKYLDELDPIQPQFHVVAEMYHQILKPDIIYCSLSVCYYIQSAVRQNSDSLVFNQHSGACLSGGHGEDLSLASAETVVPWSPARLVSTVQESLELLIKYMGGGDTKDILCLATILETVKTAEPSVQEVTRNLYAVLDSCLRSSNISQEKFRAFSSDQYGTDSYMHGQMTYGYANSVGSGGSANNAASWILWDGWE, encoded by the exons ATGCATTCATTCCCGACACCGGCGGATGGTGCTGGAGCAGCCTCTATACTTCATCAACCGCCGTCGGTGGGCTCTAATACCAGCTCGTTTGACAACACTTCAACACAAGTACTGCGAAcaccgccgcagcagcatATTGTTCACACTCCTCCCCAGGGAATCAATGCCCAGCCACTAGGAATAtcacaacagcagcagcagcaacagcagcaacaacaacaatcaCAACAGCAAAGGAGTGTAAAGCGACCAAGGCCAGTCAAGTCTTGTACCGAATGCCGAAAAC ACGGCTCTGACACTGAACCCGTGGATACGAATCGCCCTAATAAACGAAGCTGCCCTCCCGGTACAACCAATTCGAACAACGCTTCAAACAATGAAATCGCGACAACGCCTGTCAAGAATGGCGGATCGCCCGGCATGCCGATGCTTGAGGAATTGACTTTGCGGATGGACCGGCTAGAGAGGCATATGCAAGGCCGTAGTCCTGCACTAACAGACaccagcggcggcaggaTTTTGTATGCGGCCACCGACACTGTCAGGGGACTGACAGTCAAACGTGGTGGTACAGCGACTCGATTCTTTGGCCAACACAACCCACGGGTTATGCTTAATGTG TTTCCTGAGGCACGAGCGTACTTAATGGGGCACCATCAAAGTCATGCTTCGGATAACCTATTGAGGAGCTTTGGCTTGTTACATAAACATCGGCAAGATGAGCTACACCTCGCTTTGAAACCAATCACGGTATTTGTCGATTCCATGATGCCGGTGCAGAAGCGTATGACAGATATCCTCCCCAAAAAGGATATATGCGACCAACTTGTCACCGTGTATTTCGATACCTCAGAGTCGATTTACCGAATTCTCCATACGAGAGCTTTTTACGATGCATACAACGCGTATTGGGATGGTAAAATGCAGTCTGAGTTCTTCTTGCCACAACTGCTTTGCGTTTTATCCGTTGCCTCTCGGTTTGAGACAAAGTCGAGAGGAATGGGCCACGAACGCAGTGAGGGAGTTCATATTCCAACTGCATGTGCTCTGGTACAAAGCTGGCTTGATAGTCTCAAAGGAaagcagctcgtcgacaTCAATACTGTCCAAGTGCAAATTCTACTGATACATGCATCAAGAATGATCACGCCTCGACTACAAGACTCGTGGAACAAGCTTGGGTATGTCTTACGGCTTGCGATGAGCATGGGCATGCATCGAGATCCTTCTGAGAGCGACCAGCGCATCCCAGTCTTCTGGGGAGAGATACGGCGGAGGCTGTGGTTTACcttggcagacatggacctgCATATGTCGATCGCCTGCAATATGCCTTCCCTGCTTCGTGATGGGGACTTCACCTGCAAGCCGCCCCGAAATCTCGACGACTCTGAATTGTTTCCAGGAATGCAAGAACTCCCTGCTATGCGACCGATTGACCAGGTGACCGATAATCAAATGCAGGTATATGCCGCTATAACACTGGCGGTTCGCATGAGAGTGGCGCCTCTTGTTAATCGGATTGATTCCATCCGCGACTATTCAGAAGTTTTGGACATCGGAACCAAGTTGGAGCGTTTTCTTGATGACATCAATCATATATATCCACGACAAGGATCCTATAGCGCCGCGCAGAAAAGCAAGCAATGGAGAAGCCGCGTGATTCTCGATATGCATGTGAGACGGCCGCTTCTAGCGCTCTACCGTCCTCTGGCACTTGGCGCTGCAGATGTCCCAGCAGAAATATCACGATCATTTTTGAAGTCGTCGATGGTGATATTGAAATACCTTGATGAGTTGGATCCAATACAACCCCAATTTCATGTCGTGGCAGAGATGTATCATCAAATTCTAAAGCCAGATATCATCTACTGTTCACTGAGCGTCTGTTACTATATCCAGTCCGCTGTCCGCCAGAATTCGGATTCGCTAGTGTTTAACCAACATAGCGGCGCATGCCTGTCAGGTGGTCATGGAGAAGACCTTTCACTTGCGTCTGCAGAAACTGTGGTGCCCTGGTCCCCTGCACGCCTGGTTTCCACAGTGCAGGAGAGTCTGGAGCTACTCATCAAGTATATGGGTGGAGGTGATACCAAGGATATATTATGTCTGGCCACGATATTAGAGACAGTCAAAACTGCCGAGCCCAGTGTTCAAGAGGTGACACGGAACCTGTATGCTGTGTTAGACAGTTGCCTAAGATCGTCAAACATATCACAGGAAAAGTTTCGGGCTTTTTCTAGTGATCAATACGGCACCGATTCATACATGCACGGCCAAATGACCTACGGATACGCCAACAGTGTGGGCTCGGGAGGGTCGGCTAACAATGCTGCGAGCTGGATTTTATGGGACGGATGGGAATGA
- the SCP2_0 gene encoding Non-specific lipid-transfer protein, whose product MPAKQKSPVYVLGVGMTKFIKPRGLVDYTELGFEAGIKALLDAQINYDDVDQGVACYCYGDSTCGQRVFYQFGMTKIPVYNVNNNCSTGSTGLAMARTFIASGAANCVMVVGFEKMMAGSLQSFWNDRENPIGTTVNMMVETRGFEPAPGAAQMFGNAGREYIEKYGAKPEDFAEIARVNHAHSPKNPYSQFQQVYTLDQIMQAPKIFDPLTKLQCCPTSDGGAAAILVSQEFLDARPHLKAQAVEVAGQCLATDAPSLFSRSSIDLMGYEMTQHAVKTAMGEAGITPKDVQVVELHDCFSANEMVVIDALGLSEKGKAHELVRRGDITYGGKYVINPSGGLISKGHPLGATGIAQCAELVWHLRGWANNRAAPNTTYCLQHNLGLGGAVVVTVYRRADGKAAPELDNAAVGKSNGLGYNPAVEAKGFTKDQAAAVRSKTASSDWALSDTQEKVLQAQL is encoded by the coding sequence ATGCCTGCCAAGCAAAAGTCGCCTGTCTACGTCCTGGGCGTGGGCATGACCAAGTTCATCAAGCCCCGAGGCCTGGTGGACTACACTGAGCTCGGATTCGAAGCTGGTATAAAGGCTCTCCTCGACGCTCAGATTAACTACGACGATGTCGACCAAGGCGTCGCCTGCTACTGCTACGGCGACAGCACCTGCGGTCAGCGTGTCTTTTACCAATTTGGCATGACCAAGATTCCCGTCTACAACGTCAACAACAACTGCTCCACTGGCAGCACTGgactggccatggcccgtACCTTCATCGCGAGCGGTGCTGCCAACTGCGTCATGGTTGTGGGCTtcgagaagatgatggctggTAGCTTGCAGAGCTTCTGGAACGACCGCGAGAACCCCATCGGCACCACTGTCAACATGATGGTTGAAACCCGGGGATTCGAACCCGCCCCCGGCGCGGCTCAGATGTTCGGCAACGCTGGCCGCGAATACATAGAGAAGTATGGTGCCAAGCCCGAGGACTTTGCTGAGATTGCTCGTGTCAACCACGCCCACTCTCCCAAGAATCCCTACTCGCAGTTCCAGCAGGTCTATACCCTCGACCAGATTATGCAGGCACCCAAGATCTTCGACCCTCTCACCAAGCTTCAGTGCTGCCCTACCTCCGATGGAGGCGCTGCTGCCATCCTCGTCTCCCAGGAGTTCCTTGATGCCCGCCCTCACCTCAAGGCTcaggccgtcgaggttgCTGGGCAGTGCCTGGCCACTGATGCTCCCAGCCTGTTTTCCCGCAGCTCCATTGACCTGATGGGCTATGAGATGACCCAGCACGCTGTAAAGACAGCCATGGGCGAGGCCGGCATCACCCCCAAAGACGTGCAGGTTGTCGAGCTGCACGACTGCTTCAGTGCCAACGAGATGGTTGTCATTGATGCCCTCGGTCTTAGTGAGAAGGGCAAGGCCCACGAGCTCGTCCGCCGCGGCGACATCACCTACGGCGGCAAGTACGTCATCAACCCCTCTGGCGGTCTCATCTCCAAGGGCCACCCTCTGGGCGCCACGGGTATTGCGCAGTGTGCCGAGCTTGTCTGGCATCTGCGTGGATGGGCCAACAACCGCGCAGCTCCCAACACCACGTACTGCCTGCAGCACAACCTGGGCCTCGGTGGTGCCGTTGTCGTGACCGTCTATCGCCGTGCGGATGGCAAGGCTGCTCCCGAGCTGGACAATGCAGCCGTTGGCAAGTCCAACGGCCTCGGCTACAACCCGGCAGTCGAAGCCAAGGGCTTCACCAAGGACCAGGCTGCCGCTGTTCGTAGCAAGACTGCCTCTAGCGACTGGGCCCTGTCGGACACTCAGGAGAAGGTTCTCCAGGCTCAGCTGtaa